From the Shewanella amazonensis SB2B genome, one window contains:
- a CDS encoding autotransporter assembly complex protein TamA: protein MKVKFLYPLTAAALFGALPVSAANDPLLRINVSGVDEALEKNIRAHLGSLPESEVQRRAFLFNVQDSVDAALQSVGYYHGELNQNLIRHDKGPWELTLTVSPGEPTRIDWVDIRFAGEMLNDAAFDTWLDGVSLRPGQVLNHGNYENLKAELGAIALSRGYFDGKYTKAEIRVNRDENRATISLHFDSSARYRLGDVSFEGHTLDEGFLDRLIPFEHQSPYATRRLSALNSRLQETGYFRSTKVLPQLDKAENGEIPIKVELDNRPDHSIELGLGGDIGSSSDSTFEPRVRVTWRTPQINSHGHSQETSIEWSPDRPKFLTTYTIPLTHPLDDQLKLRLGLLRDKYGVTQVYEPEDLDFRNTGQLESSKQLLGVLRQQSLGDGWLMGYSLDFIRESYTQFDTDYSPSFLLAGFSLSNTVRGDATLDPKWGYRQSYSVDYADPSLGSATRLSRFQAKFKWIDTFFTKHRLVARADFGLNLVSDGDLALVPPSLRYFTGGDQSIRGYAFQEIGPYIEFTNDDGQIAREVIGGRYLAVGSLEYQYYLTPSWRLGSFVDAGNAFDKDKFEPVVSVGGGVHWISPIGPIKLDLGVGLTETDTLERSWRIHLTMGSEL from the coding sequence TTGAAAGTGAAATTTTTATATCCTCTGACAGCCGCAGCCCTGTTTGGCGCCCTGCCTGTCAGTGCAGCAAACGATCCTTTACTGCGGATAAATGTCAGCGGCGTAGATGAAGCGCTCGAAAAAAATATCCGTGCACACCTGGGTTCCCTGCCGGAGTCCGAGGTACAAAGGCGTGCCTTCCTGTTTAATGTGCAGGACAGCGTTGACGCTGCTCTGCAATCAGTGGGCTATTACCACGGTGAGCTCAACCAAAACCTCATTCGCCATGATAAAGGTCCGTGGGAGCTGACACTGACTGTCTCTCCCGGTGAGCCAACCCGTATCGATTGGGTGGACATCCGCTTTGCCGGTGAAATGCTGAATGACGCCGCCTTTGACACCTGGCTTGATGGCGTCAGCCTGAGGCCGGGTCAGGTGCTCAATCACGGCAACTATGAAAATCTTAAAGCCGAGCTTGGCGCCATCGCGCTGTCCCGGGGCTACTTTGATGGCAAATACACCAAGGCAGAAATCCGGGTAAACCGCGATGAGAATCGCGCTACCATCAGCCTGCATTTTGATTCCAGCGCCCGATATCGCCTTGGCGATGTCAGCTTTGAGGGCCACACCCTGGATGAGGGCTTTCTGGATAGACTCATTCCCTTTGAGCACCAAAGCCCTTATGCAACCCGTCGGCTGTCGGCGCTGAACAGCCGCTTGCAGGAGACCGGTTATTTTCGCTCAACCAAGGTATTGCCACAGCTTGATAAGGCCGAGAACGGGGAAATTCCCATTAAAGTTGAACTGGATAATCGTCCGGATCATTCCATCGAGCTGGGTTTGGGTGGCGATATAGGCTCGAGCAGCGACAGTACCTTCGAGCCCAGGGTCAGGGTGACCTGGCGCACGCCACAAATTAACAGCCACGGCCACTCTCAGGAAACCAGTATCGAGTGGTCGCCCGACCGTCCCAAATTTTTAACCACCTATACCATTCCCCTCACCCATCCGCTGGACGATCAATTAAAACTGAGACTCGGTCTGCTGCGGGATAAATACGGCGTGACCCAGGTATATGAACCCGAAGATCTGGATTTCAGAAACACAGGTCAGTTGGAGTCCAGCAAGCAATTGCTGGGGGTACTCAGGCAGCAGTCTCTGGGCGATGGCTGGTTGATGGGGTATTCGCTGGACTTTATCCGCGAGAGCTACACCCAGTTTGATACCGATTATTCCCCGTCTTTCCTGCTGGCCGGATTTAGTCTGTCCAATACGGTCAGGGGGGATGCGACACTCGACCCCAAGTGGGGTTACCGTCAGTCTTACAGTGTTGACTATGCCGACCCCAGCCTGGGCTCCGCCACGCGTTTAAGCCGCTTTCAAGCCAAATTCAAATGGATTGACACCTTCTTTACCAAGCATCGCCTCGTCGCCAGAGCCGATTTTGGTCTGAACCTGGTGAGCGATGGCGATCTGGCACTGGTGCCACCGTCCCTGAGGTATTTCACCGGCGGCGATCAGAGTATTCGCGGTTATGCATTTCAGGAAATTGGTCCCTATATCGAGTTCACCAATGATGATGGGCAAATCGCCCGTGAAGTCATAGGTGGTCGCTACCTCGCAGTCGGCAGCCTGGAATATCAATATTATCTGACGCCATCGTGGCGTTTGGGCTCCTTTGTTGATGCCGGTAACGCGTTTGATAAGGACAAGTTTGAACCCGTGGTATCGGTTGGTGGCGGCGTACACTGGATTTCCCCCATAGGCCCAATCAAACTCGATTTGGGCGTAGGCCTGACCGAGACAGATACGCTGGAGCGCTCGTGGCGTATACACCTGACTATGGGAAGCGAACTATGA
- a CDS encoding isoaspartyl peptidase/L-asparaginase family protein, whose translation MTPASAQENPFGIAIHGGAGTISKARLTDEQEQAYRDKLEEAVNAGHKILAKGGDSLDAVKAAINILEDSPLFNAGMGAVYTFDGTHELDASIMDGNTMNAGAVAGVKHIKNPIDLALVVMNKSDHVMLSGVGAEEFALTQGMPLVPANTFDTDSRYQQLLDAKAKINAAESAAKDFHASATSLDLDYKFGTVGAVALDKNGNLAAGTSTGGMTAKRFGRIGDSPVIGAGTYAENGVCAVSATGHGEYFIRYHVAADICARMKYQQKNVIQASDEVINQRLVEAGGSGGIIAIDAQGNVATPFNTEGMYRASRVNKDAPLIMIWRDK comes from the coding sequence ATGACCCCGGCGTCAGCACAAGAAAATCCCTTTGGCATCGCCATTCATGGCGGGGCCGGTACCATTTCCAAGGCCAGGCTGACGGACGAGCAGGAGCAGGCCTACCGCGACAAATTGGAAGAAGCGGTAAACGCCGGTCACAAAATTCTGGCCAAGGGCGGCGACAGTCTGGACGCGGTCAAGGCTGCTATCAATATTCTTGAAGACAGCCCGCTGTTTAATGCCGGTATGGGCGCCGTGTACACCTTTGACGGTACCCATGAACTCGATGCGTCCATCATGGATGGCAACACCATGAATGCCGGTGCCGTGGCCGGAGTTAAGCACATCAAAAACCCCATCGATTTAGCGTTGGTGGTGATGAATAAATCTGATCACGTGATGCTCTCCGGTGTCGGCGCAGAAGAATTTGCCCTGACCCAGGGAATGCCTCTTGTGCCAGCCAACACCTTCGATACCGACAGCCGTTACCAGCAGCTCCTGGATGCCAAAGCAAAAATTAACGCCGCCGAAAGCGCTGCCAAAGACTTCCATGCATCGGCCACCAGCCTCGACCTTGACTACAAGTTCGGCACCGTGGGCGCGGTTGCACTGGACAAAAACGGCAACCTGGCAGCCGGGACCTCGACCGGGGGGATGACGGCCAAGCGTTTTGGTCGTATTGGTGACTCCCCGGTTATCGGTGCAGGAACTTATGCCGAGAATGGTGTGTGCGCGGTATCTGCTACCGGCCATGGCGAATACTTCATTCGCTATCATGTGGCGGCCGACATTTGTGCACGGATGAAGTATCAGCAAAAAAATGTCATTCAGGCATCAGATGAGGTGATTAACCAGCGTCTGGTGGAGGCTGGCGGCAGTGGAGGCATTATCGCGATTGATGCCCAGGGCAATGTGGCGACGCCCTTTAATACTGAGGGCATGTACCGTGCAAGCCGGGTAAATAAGGACGCTCCCTTGATCATGATTTGGCGCGATAAATAA
- a CDS encoding CBS domain-containing protein, with protein sequence MDSIKVREHMDRQAVLLKPDMTLATAVELLLENKKNGAPVVDNDKHLVGFLSQQDCLATMLKSSYHCDLTATVADVMRTDVLQVSPDDSVLRLAEQMTGAKPKIYPVVDNGKVIGIINRTHVLAAMNVYMQQCYLAPA encoded by the coding sequence ATGGATTCAATTAAAGTCAGGGAGCATATGGACAGGCAAGCCGTATTGCTCAAACCTGATATGACGCTTGCCACGGCCGTAGAGCTGTTGTTGGAAAACAAAAAAAATGGGGCACCCGTGGTAGATAATGACAAGCATCTGGTGGGCTTTTTATCCCAGCAGGACTGTTTGGCCACCATGCTCAAAAGCAGCTATCACTGTGATTTAACAGCAACCGTGGCGGATGTGATGCGCACCGATGTGCTGCAGGTATCGCCAGATGACAGCGTCCTGCGGCTGGCCGAGCAAATGACAGGCGCCAAGCCCAAAATCTACCCCGTGGTGGATAACGGCAAGGTGATTGGCATTATCAACCGGACTCACGTGCTGGCTGCGATGAATGTCTATATGCAGCAATGCTATCTGGCACCGGCCTGA
- the hrpA gene encoding ATP-dependent RNA helicase HrpA, which produces MSAARHSLSRAYLQQCYQSDVARIRRELRDIERLGDETAKAAAFERLAERAEAAKAKVDARLSARPRIHYPDNLPVSQKRDDIAEAIAKHQVVIVAGETGSGKTTQLPKICLELGRGSRGLIGHTQPRRLAARSVATRVADELQSPLGEAVGFKVRFADAINENSYIKLMTDGILLAELSSDKYLNQYDTLIIDEAHERSLNIDFILGYLKQLLPRRPDLKVIITSATIDVDRFSTHFDKAPVIEVSGRTYPVETRYRPLVKDDEPDLDLMDGIFEAVDELMAEGPGDILIFMNGEREIRDTAEQLSRRQYRDTEVLPLYARLSYGEQSKVFKSHTGRRIVLATNVAETSLTVPGIRYVIDPGTARISRYSYRTKVQRLPIEPISQASANQRQGRCGRVGPGICIRLYEETDFLSRPEFTDPEILRTNLASVILQMLAIGLGDIKGFPFIQPPDERHIKDGFLLLEELQAIKLKKGLPQMTPLGRKLAHVPLDPRLARMVIEAADRGALHEALVVTSALSIQDPRERPLEKKQAADEAHSRFADKDSDFVSLLNLWNYIKEQQKALSASQFRKLCKQEYLAYLRVREWQDLYTQVRQSVHELKLKLNSVPADYDSLHRALLSGLLSHVGFKDNNNEYLGARNRRFYVFPGSPLAKKGPKWIVAAELTETSRLFARGCAKIEPEWLEELAAHLIKKQHNEPQFEANQGAVVAFENQVLYGLTVVNRRKVQYGPINAIEAREIFIRSALAEGQLKTREAFFLHNQKLLEEVESLEHKSRRRDILVDEQVLFDFYNERLPEGIYNAPKLFSWWKEARRKQPELLNFNEDMLYARQTGHISKLDFPDVWHQGNLSFALSYHFEPGAEDDGVSVHIPVALLNQVEDSGFDFLVPGLREEKCIALIKSLPKSLRRNFVPAPDYARAAVQAMSLDLPLLESLSKQLLRMTGTRVSGEDFVLTELPKHLLMHFKIEDDHGKLVGEGRDLDALKASLQGVVAKAIRQVAKSGIEQAGLTEWSIDDLPAQFQRKKGNYEVKAFPALVDEKESVAVKLFDDEHQAQKAHAQGVRRLLLINIPSPVKHLQQALPNKAKLAMYFNPFGQVQLLIEDIIDAAVAQILDEQRLEVRTKAGFDVARDAVRADLNSVAEQISLKVEQILTLHNQIKKRLKGKISLDIAFAMSDIQTQLDRLVYKGFVADCGHARLSDIIRFLKAIEHRLEKLPVDPVRDKLQLLSIHKVEQALEAQLAKVPKSQPVPEHLLEARWLIEELRVSLFAQVLGTSVPISEKRVLLHIQQ; this is translated from the coding sequence TTGAGCGCTGCAAGACACTCTCTCTCCCGTGCATATTTACAACAATGTTATCAATCGGATGTAGCCCGTATTCGTCGTGAACTCAGAGACATAGAACGTCTCGGAGATGAGACTGCCAAGGCCGCTGCATTCGAGCGGCTGGCCGAGCGGGCCGAGGCGGCCAAAGCCAAGGTGGACGCCAGGCTAAGCGCGCGTCCACGGATCCACTATCCCGATAATCTGCCGGTCTCGCAAAAGCGTGATGACATCGCCGAGGCCATCGCCAAGCATCAGGTGGTGATCGTTGCCGGTGAAACGGGCTCTGGCAAAACCACTCAGTTGCCGAAAATCTGTCTTGAGCTTGGCCGGGGAAGTCGTGGCCTGATTGGCCACACCCAGCCACGTCGTCTGGCCGCCCGCAGTGTGGCGACCCGGGTCGCAGACGAGCTGCAAAGCCCATTGGGCGAAGCCGTTGGCTTTAAGGTGCGCTTTGCGGACGCCATCAATGAAAACAGCTATATCAAGCTGATGACCGACGGTATCCTGCTGGCGGAACTGTCGTCAGATAAGTATTTGAATCAATACGATACCCTTATCATTGACGAAGCGCACGAGCGTAGCCTCAACATCGACTTTATCCTGGGTTACTTAAAGCAGCTTCTGCCGAGGCGCCCGGATCTCAAGGTTATCATCACCTCTGCCACCATCGATGTTGACCGGTTTTCAACGCATTTTGACAAGGCTCCCGTGATTGAGGTGTCGGGGCGCACCTACCCGGTGGAAACCCGCTACCGGCCGCTGGTGAAGGATGACGAGCCGGATCTGGATTTAATGGACGGAATCTTTGAAGCCGTCGACGAGCTGATGGCAGAAGGCCCGGGCGATATCCTGATTTTTATGAACGGTGAGCGGGAAATCCGTGACACCGCCGAGCAGCTCTCCCGCAGGCAGTACCGCGATACCGAGGTATTGCCGCTTTACGCGCGCCTGTCCTACGGTGAGCAGTCCAAGGTGTTCAAGTCCCACACCGGCAGGCGAATCGTGCTGGCCACCAACGTGGCCGAAACCTCGCTTACTGTGCCCGGTATTCGTTACGTGATTGACCCGGGCACGGCTCGCATCAGCCGTTACAGCTATCGCACCAAGGTGCAGCGTCTTCCTATCGAACCTATCAGTCAGGCCAGTGCCAATCAGCGTCAGGGACGTTGTGGCCGGGTAGGGCCGGGTATTTGTATTCGTCTCTATGAAGAGACGGATTTTCTGTCGCGGCCGGAATTTACCGATCCGGAAATTCTGCGCACCAATCTGGCGTCTGTCATCCTGCAGATGCTGGCTATTGGCCTGGGCGACATCAAGGGCTTCCCCTTTATTCAGCCCCCCGATGAGCGCCATATCAAAGACGGCTTTTTGCTGCTGGAAGAACTCCAGGCCATCAAGCTCAAGAAGGGTTTGCCGCAGATGACGCCTCTTGGGCGCAAGCTTGCCCATGTGCCGCTTGACCCCCGTCTTGCCCGTATGGTCATTGAGGCCGCCGACAGAGGCGCCTTGCATGAAGCCCTTGTGGTCACCTCTGCATTGTCCATTCAGGATCCGCGGGAGCGTCCACTTGAGAAAAAGCAGGCTGCAGATGAAGCCCACAGCCGCTTTGCCGACAAAGACTCGGACTTTGTGTCCTTGCTGAATTTGTGGAACTACATCAAGGAGCAGCAAAAGGCACTCTCCGCCAGTCAGTTCCGCAAATTGTGCAAGCAGGAATATCTGGCCTATCTCAGGGTGCGGGAGTGGCAGGACTTGTACACCCAGGTGCGCCAGAGTGTTCACGAGCTGAAACTCAAACTGAATAGTGTGCCGGCGGACTACGATAGCCTGCACCGCGCGCTCTTGTCGGGTCTTTTGAGTCATGTTGGTTTTAAAGACAACAACAATGAATATCTGGGCGCCCGCAATCGCCGCTTTTATGTATTCCCGGGCTCGCCGTTGGCGAAGAAAGGCCCCAAATGGATAGTGGCGGCGGAGCTTACTGAAACCAGCCGTTTGTTTGCCCGTGGCTGCGCCAAAATCGAGCCCGAGTGGCTCGAGGAACTTGCCGCGCATCTTATTAAGAAGCAGCACAACGAGCCCCAATTCGAAGCCAATCAGGGCGCCGTGGTGGCGTTTGAAAACCAGGTGCTATACGGGCTTACTGTTGTGAATCGCCGTAAGGTGCAGTACGGTCCCATCAATGCCATTGAAGCGCGGGAAATCTTTATCCGCAGTGCCTTGGCTGAAGGTCAGCTCAAAACCCGGGAAGCTTTCTTCCTCCATAACCAAAAACTGCTGGAAGAAGTGGAGTCGCTCGAACACAAGTCCCGTCGCCGTGACATTCTGGTTGATGAGCAGGTGCTGTTCGACTTTTACAATGAGCGACTGCCGGAAGGCATCTACAATGCGCCCAAGCTTTTCAGCTGGTGGAAAGAGGCCAGACGTAAGCAGCCGGAGCTTTTAAACTTCAATGAAGACATGCTCTATGCCCGTCAAACGGGGCACATCTCCAAGTTGGACTTTCCCGATGTATGGCATCAGGGCAACTTAAGCTTTGCCCTGAGTTACCATTTCGAGCCCGGCGCAGAGGATGATGGGGTCAGTGTCCATATTCCGGTGGCGCTTCTCAATCAGGTCGAAGACAGTGGCTTTGACTTTTTGGTGCCCGGCCTTCGGGAAGAAAAATGCATCGCACTGATTAAGTCACTGCCCAAATCACTGAGGCGTAACTTTGTACCGGCCCCGGATTATGCCCGCGCGGCAGTTCAGGCTATGTCACTGGATTTGCCGCTTCTTGAATCCCTTTCCAAGCAATTACTGCGCATGACGGGCACCCGTGTAAGCGGTGAAGACTTTGTGTTGACTGAGCTGCCTAAACATCTGTTGATGCATTTTAAAATCGAAGATGACCACGGCAAGCTGGTGGGCGAGGGTCGGGATCTCGATGCCCTTAAGGCGAGTTTGCAGGGCGTTGTGGCCAAGGCTATCCGTCAGGTTGCCAAGTCCGGCATTGAGCAAGCCGGGCTGACAGAGTGGAGCATCGATGATTTACCGGCGCAGTTTCAGCGCAAAAAAGGCAACTATGAAGTCAAAGCCTTCCCCGCGTTGGTGGACGAAAAAGAGTCGGTGGCGGTTAAGCTGTTTGATGATGAGCACCAGGCGCAGAAAGCCCATGCCCAGGGCGTGCGTCGTTTGCTGCTTATCAATATCCCATCGCCGGTAAAACATCTCCAGCAGGCGCTGCCCAACAAGGCCAAGCTGGCCATGTACTTTAATCCCTTTGGCCAGGTACAGCTGCTCATTGAAGACATCATAGATGCTGCTGTGGCGCAGATTTTGGACGAGCAGCGGCTTGAAGTACGTACCAAGGCCGGCTTTGATGTTGCAAGGGATGCGGTACGTGCCGACTTAAACAGCGTAGCTGAGCAAATCTCCCTCAAGGTGGAGCAAATTCTTACGCTGCACAATCAAATCAAAAAACGTCTCAAGGGCAAAATAAGCCTGGATATCGCCTTTGCAATGAGCGACATCCAGACGCAGCTTGACCGATTGGTATACAAGGGGTTTGTTGCCGACTGTGGTCACGCAAGACTGAGCGACATTATCCGCTTTTTAAAAGCCATAGAGCATCGATTGGAGAAGCTGCCAGTGGATCCGGTGCGTGACAAGTTGCAGTTGCTGTCCATCCACAAGGTGGAGCAGGCGTTGGAGGCCCAGCTTGCCAAGGTGCCAAAAAGCCAACCCGTACCTGAGCATCTGTTGGAGGCACGTTGGTTGATTGAAGAGCTCAGGGTGTCTTTGTTCGCTCAGGTGCTGGGAACCTCAGTGCCTATCTCAGAAAAACGGGTGTTGCTGCACATTCAGCAATAG
- a CDS encoding periplasmic nitrate reductase, NapE protein, with amino-acid sequence MSSDPKQDEKSLELKIFVFLTVFLAPLLAVGLVSALGFAIWISQIFTGPPGAG; translated from the coding sequence ATGAGTTCCGATCCCAAACAAGATGAAAAGAGTCTGGAGCTGAAGATCTTTGTCTTTCTGACCGTATTTTTGGCGCCGCTCCTGGCAGTAGGCCTGGTGTCTGCTCTGGGGTTCGCCATTTGGATCAGCCAGATATTCACCGGTCCACCGGGTGCGGGTTGA
- a CDS encoding chaperone NapD — MSNELHVSSLIVQVLPEKMAEVRGLILQMPGAELSVNNEVKLVVVLEGNSQKELLAGIEAINALPGVMSATMVYHQSEVLEEDEQ; from the coding sequence ATGAGCAATGAACTCCACGTTTCCAGCCTGATAGTGCAGGTGTTGCCAGAAAAAATGGCCGAAGTCCGCGGGCTAATTCTGCAAATGCCCGGTGCCGAGTTGTCGGTGAATAACGAGGTCAAGTTGGTGGTGGTGTTGGAGGGCAACTCCCAGAAAGAATTGCTGGCCGGAATCGAAGCCATTAACGCCCTGCCGGGCGTGATGTCGGCCACCATGGTTTATCACCAGAGCGAAGTGCTGGAAGAGGATGAGCAATGA
- the napA gene encoding nitrate reductase catalytic subunit NapA, with amino-acid sequence MNRREFMKANAALAAASVAGLALPTSASNLITSSEQTKLDWNKAPCRFCGTGCSVMVATRDGRVVATHGDANSEVNRGLNCIKGYFLSKIMYGKDRLQTPMLRMTNGQYDKHGEFTPISWDSAFDIMAEKWKATIKAKGPTAIGMFGSGQWTVWEGYAASKLMKAGFGSNNIDPNARHCMASAVVGFMRTFGMDEPMGCYNDMEAADAFVLWGSNMAEMHPILWSRVTDRRLSAPHVKVAVLSTFEHRSFELADLPVVFTPQSDLAILNFIANYIIQNDMVNHDFVKKHVNFRQGVTDIGYGLRPTHPLQQKAKNVATAGDSSPIDFAAFKDFVSEYTLEKTAQMSGVAEDKLVELAKLYADPNTKVTSFWTMGVNQHTRGVWCNNLIYNIHLLTGKISTPGNSPFSLTGQPSACGTAREVGTFAHRLPADMVVMNPEHRAYAEKVWKIPAGIIPPKPGYHAVEQNRRLKDGDLNVYWVQVNNNMQAAPNMMEETLPGYRNPDNFIVVSDAYPTVTTQAADLILPTAMWVEKEGAYGNAERRTQFWHQLVKAPGESRSDLWQLMEFSKRFTTDEVWPKDVLAANPSYKGKTLYDVLYKNGHVDKFPLTDRDAKYANDEAEYFGFYVQKGLFEEYAEFGRGHGHDLAPFDMYHEAHGLRWPVVDGKETLWRYREGSDPYVKPGKGFEFYGKPDGKAVIFALPYEPPAESPDAEYDMWLSTGRVLEHWHSGSMTQRVPELYRAFPDAVCFMHPDDAKARGLRRGDEVKVVSRRGEILTRVETRGRNKPPKGLVFVPWFDASQLINKVTLDATDPLSKQTDFKKCAVKVLKA; translated from the coding sequence ATGAACAGACGTGAATTTATGAAGGCCAATGCCGCACTGGCAGCGGCCAGTGTGGCCGGGCTGGCCTTGCCGACTTCGGCAAGTAATCTCATCACCAGCTCAGAGCAAACCAAGCTGGATTGGAACAAGGCGCCTTGCCGCTTCTGCGGTACCGGCTGCTCAGTGATGGTGGCCACCCGTGACGGACGCGTCGTGGCGACCCACGGCGATGCCAACAGCGAAGTTAACCGCGGCCTCAACTGCATCAAGGGCTACTTCCTGTCCAAAATCATGTACGGTAAAGACCGCCTGCAAACTCCCATGCTGCGTATGACCAACGGTCAATACGACAAGCATGGCGAATTTACGCCCATCAGCTGGGACAGCGCCTTCGATATCATGGCCGAAAAGTGGAAAGCCACCATCAAAGCCAAGGGCCCGACTGCCATCGGTATGTTCGGTTCAGGCCAGTGGACCGTGTGGGAAGGCTATGCCGCCTCCAAACTGATGAAAGCCGGTTTCGGGTCAAACAACATCGACCCCAATGCCCGTCACTGTATGGCCTCTGCCGTAGTGGGCTTTATGCGCACCTTCGGTATGGATGAGCCCATGGGCTGTTACAACGATATGGAAGCTGCCGACGCCTTTGTGCTGTGGGGCTCCAACATGGCCGAAATGCACCCCATTTTGTGGAGCCGCGTGACAGACCGTCGCCTGAGCGCGCCCCACGTTAAAGTTGCTGTGCTGTCTACCTTTGAGCACCGCTCCTTTGAACTTGCCGACTTGCCTGTGGTCTTCACACCACAATCCGATCTGGCCATTCTCAACTTTATCGCCAACTACATCATCCAAAACGACATGGTGAACCATGACTTCGTCAAGAAGCATGTGAACTTCCGTCAGGGTGTGACTGACATTGGTTACGGTCTGCGTCCGACCCACCCATTGCAGCAAAAGGCGAAAAACGTTGCCACGGCAGGGGATTCGAGCCCCATCGATTTCGCTGCGTTCAAGGACTTCGTGTCAGAGTACACGTTGGAAAAAACGGCCCAGATGTCCGGCGTTGCTGAAGACAAGCTGGTGGAACTTGCCAAGTTGTATGCCGATCCCAACACCAAGGTCACGTCTTTCTGGACCATGGGTGTCAACCAGCATACCCGCGGCGTGTGGTGTAACAACCTGATTTACAACATCCATCTGCTCACAGGCAAGATCTCTACTCCCGGTAACAGCCCCTTCTCGCTGACCGGTCAACCCTCAGCCTGTGGTACGGCCCGCGAAGTGGGTACCTTTGCCCACCGTCTGCCAGCCGACATGGTGGTGATGAACCCTGAGCACCGTGCCTACGCTGAAAAAGTGTGGAAGATCCCTGCCGGTATCATTCCGCCCAAGCCTGGTTATCACGCGGTTGAACAAAACCGCCGCCTGAAAGACGGTGATCTCAACGTCTACTGGGTGCAGGTAAACAACAACATGCAGGCTGCGCCTAACATGATGGAAGAAACCTTGCCCGGTTACCGTAATCCAGACAACTTCATCGTTGTGTCGGATGCGTACCCAACCGTGACCACCCAGGCGGCCGACCTGATTCTGCCTACTGCCATGTGGGTGGAAAAAGAGGGTGCCTACGGTAACGCTGAACGTCGGACCCAGTTCTGGCACCAGCTGGTCAAAGCGCCGGGCGAGTCACGCTCAGATCTGTGGCAGTTGATGGAGTTCTCCAAGCGCTTTACCACCGACGAAGTCTGGCCAAAAGACGTGCTGGCGGCGAATCCGTCTTACAAGGGCAAAACCCTGTATGACGTGCTCTACAAGAATGGTCATGTAGACAAATTCCCGCTCACCGATCGCGATGCCAAGTACGCCAACGATGAAGCCGAGTACTTTGGTTTCTACGTACAGAAGGGGTTGTTTGAAGAGTACGCCGAGTTTGGCCGCGGTCACGGACACGATTTGGCTCCCTTCGACATGTACCACGAAGCCCATGGTCTGCGTTGGCCTGTCGTCGACGGCAAAGAAACCCTGTGGCGCTACCGCGAAGGTTCAGACCCTTATGTCAAGCCTGGCAAGGGCTTTGAGTTCTACGGTAAGCCCGATGGCAAAGCGGTGATTTTCGCGCTGCCCTACGAGCCACCTGCAGAGTCGCCCGATGCTGAATACGATATGTGGCTCTCAACCGGCCGTGTACTTGAACATTGGCACTCAGGCTCCATGACCCAGCGTGTACCAGAGCTTTATCGCGCCTTCCCGGATGCCGTGTGTTTTATGCACCCTGACGATGCCAAGGCCCGTGGTTTACGCCGCGGCGATGAGGTCAAGGTCGTGTCCCGTCGTGGTGAAATTCTTACCCGTGTCGAGACCCGTGGCCGTAACAAGCCGCCAAAAGGCCTGGTGTTTGTTCCCTGGTTTGATGCCAGTCAGCTCATCAACAAGGTCACCCTGGATGCGACAGATCCCCTGTCCAAACAGACCGACTTCAAGAAGTGTGCTGTCAAAGTGTTGAAGGCTTGA
- a CDS encoding nitrate reductase cytochrome c-type subunit produces MKTMKTLSALALVAFACLANASTVTDEKIATLRQAPLNVEVTPPAMQQVMNKDVKQARNYPMQPPVIPHKIDGYQLDLKVNKCMSCHARTRTGESQAPMVSVTHYMDRDNNFLADLSPRRYFCVQCHVPQLDAKPLVDNEFIDIDHLLKADQVKAKH; encoded by the coding sequence ATGAAAACAATGAAAACACTCTCTGCGCTTGCTCTGGTTGCCTTCGCCTGTCTGGCCAATGCCAGCACAGTCACAGATGAGAAAATTGCCACCTTGCGTCAGGCGCCGCTGAATGTGGAAGTGACACCGCCAGCCATGCAGCAGGTCATGAACAAAGACGTAAAGCAGGCCCGTAACTACCCGATGCAGCCCCCCGTCATTCCCCACAAGATTGATGGGTATCAGCTGGATCTGAAGGTAAACAAGTGTATGTCGTGCCACGCCCGTACCCGTACCGGTGAGTCTCAGGCTCCCATGGTCAGCGTGACTCACTACATGGACAGGGATAATAACTTCCTGGCCGATCTGTCACCACGCCGTTATTTCTGCGTGCAGTGCCATGTGCCTCAGCTGGATGCCAAGCCACTGGTTGACAACGAGTTTATTGACATTGATCACCTGCTCAAGGCGGATCAGGTCAAGGCTAAACACTAG